In Mytilus edulis chromosome 4, xbMytEdul2.2, whole genome shotgun sequence, the following proteins share a genomic window:
- the LOC139519383 gene encoding epoxide hydrolase 4-like isoform X2 gives MEVRLHYVACGDESKPLMLFLHGFPEFWYSWRHQIREFKKDYRCVAIDLRGYADSDKPSGVAAYKTEKMIADIKQLIPAMGYSTCVLVSHDWGGVLAYQFAAKHQDMINKLIVMSAPHLGSFQEYLRKNKSQAKKSWYIMFFQIPWIPEIIFWLFDYETVKQVFTGKRSGLAVAKMSEEDVEAYKYALSRPGGLTAAINYYRAALRYPVGKFVNNIIETPTLVIWGCKDTALNKDLAALPAKFVPNLTVKYVEDASHWVQTDSPEEVNKLMREWLKA, from the exons atg GAGGTACGGTTGCATTATGTGGCATGTGGAGATGAATCTAAACCATTAATGCTATTTCTGCATGGTTTCCCTGAATTTTGGTATTCATGGAGACATCAAATCAGAGAGTTTAAGAAAGATTACag ATGCGTGGCCATCGACTTGAGAGGATATGCCGACTCTGACAAACCAAGTGGTGTAGCAGCCTATAAGACGGAGAAAATGATTGCCGATATCAAACAACTGATCCCAGCTATGG GCTACAGCACTTGTGTATTGGTTTCTCATGACTGGGGTGGCGTGCTTGCATACCAGTTTGCTGCTAAACACCAGGATATGATAAATAAGCTAATTGTTATGAGTGCGCCTCATTTAGGATCATTTCAGGAGTATTTGAGGAAAAATAAATCACAGGCCAAGAAGTCTTG GTACATAATGTTTTTCCAAATACCCTGGATTCCTGAGATAATTTTCTGGCTGTTTGATTATGAAACCGTAAAACAAGTGTTTACTGGTAAACGTAGCGGCTTAGCTGTAGCAAAAATGTCAGAAGAAGATGTTGAGGCatataaatatgcattatctaGACCAG GTGGACTTACTGCAGCAATTAACTACTACCGAGCAGCCCTTCGATACCCAGTGGGAAAGTTCGTTAACAATATCATAGAGACACCAACATTGGTAATCTGGGGATGCAAGGATACTGCGTTAAACAAAGATCTAGCTGCTTTGCCAGCCAAATTTGTCCCAAATCTTACCGTTAAATATGTTGAAGATGCCAGCCACTGGGTTCAGACGGATAGCCCCGAAGAAGTGAACAAATTGATGCGGGAATGGCTCAAAGCGTAA
- the LOC139519402 gene encoding epoxide hydrolase 4-like, producing the protein MTGIQKYVYQIVGINYAMCVIFKLLWKFVRHPIQYLRLLTKKPPSTRPECLLDKSFGTHEFIQLKDVKWHCVSKGNNDKPLMLFLHGFPDFWFVWRHQIKEFSQKYRTVAIDLKGFGDSDKPTEITAYLTSKIREDISNLVRALNYKSCILVAHDFGGTVAYHVATKFPELVDKLIILNSPHPAAFLEAINTRKSQKEKSWYMVLFQVPYLPEILIRVFDYEFLRCMCGGGRLGSAVTDDEIQAYRYMYSKHGFSKQLNMYKAALSYRKFGDTVSTEIDIPSLIIWGTDDSFLDTELAEMNRKYLPKMKIKLLNEVGHWPHIDKANEVNTAIQDFLDEK; encoded by the exons ATGACTGGCATTCAGAAATATGTGTACCAAATTGTCGGCATTAATTATGCAATGTGTGTGATATTTAAATTATTATGGAAGTTTGTTCGGCATCCTATTCAATATTTGCGACTTTTGACCAAGAAGCCACCAAGTACTCGCCCTGAGTGCCTATTAGATAAAAGTTTTGGTACACATGAATTTATTCAACTTAAG GATGTTAAATGGCATTGCGTTAGTAAAGGAAACAATGACAAACCACTGATGTTGTTTCTACATGGTTTTCCTGACTTCTGGTTTGTGTGGAGACATCAAATTAAAGAATTCAGTCAGAAATACAG AACAGTTGCTATAGACTTGAAAGGATTTGGAGATTCTGACAAACCAACAGAAATCACTGCTTACTTAACTTCGAAAATAAGAGAAGATATTTCCAACCTTGTACGAGCTTTAA attacAAGTCGTGTATATTGGTAGCCCATGATTTCGGAGGAACAGTAGCGTATCATGTTGCTACAAAATTTCCAGAATTAGTTGATAAATTGATTATTTTGAATTCCCCACATCCTGCAGCGTTTTTAGAAGCAATCAACACAAGGAAGTCACAGAAAGAAAAGTCTTG GTATATGGTGCTGTTCCAGGTCCCTTATCTTCCTGAGATTCTCATTCGTGTGTTTGATTATGAATTTCTACGATGTATGTGTGGGGGAGGTAGACTGGGCAGTGCTGTGACTGATGACGAAATACAAGCTTACCGTTATATGTATTCCAAACATG GGTTTTCAAAGCAACTGAACATGTACAAAGCTGCATTGAGTTACAGAAAATTTGGTGATACCGTATCAACAGAAATCGATATTCCATCGCTGATTATCTGGGGTACAGATGATTCATTTCTAGATACAGAACTAGCAGAAATGAACAGAAAATATTTGccaaaaatgaaaatcaaacttTTAAATGAGGTTGGACATTGGCCACACATTGATAAAGCCAATGAAGTGAACACCGCCATTCAAGATTTTCTGGATGAAAAATAA
- the LOC139519403 gene encoding protein Star-like, translating into MVKTRVYITFVAVFVVFFVFTIFVYRFLNRVSNKSSDGKFYIPMNPHMYIQQDKSQTDYSKEMDQLNREQVSMDDPRLIKLIRNHWIENPSDAEYNLQFPDLLDPSAGQAPFVDNRMSFKERGFYVECGALDGETRSNTLMLERLRKWNGLLIEADPSNYKNLKEKHRKAFSINACLSIYPFPVIMEFKQRFSQGKLIENERDRGGKKGTIIEVQCFPLYSILLAINVTRIDFFSLDVEGDELKVLQTLPFDQVDIEMMTVEYKHIDLGEDYLKNYVENKGYDSLVKIGHYRQWANDIIFKKRKT; encoded by the exons ATGGTTAAAACAAGAGTATACATCACCTTTGTCGCTGTTTTCGTGGTTTTCTTTGTGTTTACAATATTTGTATATCGTTTCTTGAACCGAGTTTCTAATAAATCCTCTGATGGAAAGTTCTATATTCCGATGAATCCACACATGTATATACAACAGGACAAATCCCAAACAGATTACAGTAAAGAAATGGATCAACTTAACCGAGAACAAGTAAGCATGGACGACCCGAGGCTTATAAAACTAATACGTAATCACTGGATTGAAAATCCATCAGATGCGGAATATAACCTACAATTCCCGGATTTACTGGACCCATCTGCAGGACAGGCTCCTTTCGTGGATAATAGAATGAGTTTCAAG gAAAGGGGATTTTACGTTGAATGTGGTGCTCTAGACGGAGAAACAAGGTCGAACACTTTGATGTTAGAACGTTTACGGAAATGGAACGGACTGTTGATAGAAGCTGATCcatcaaattacaaaaatttgaaggaaaagCATAGAAAAGCATTTAGCATAAACGCCTGTCTAAGTATATACCCCTTTCCGGTTATA ATGGAGTTTAAACAGCGATTTAGTCAAGGTAAACTGATAGAAAATGAAAGGGATCGTGGTGGAAAGAAAGGTACCATCATAGAGGTCCAGTGCTTTCCTTTATACTCAATACTATTAGCTATTAATGTCACTCGCATAGACTTCTTTAGTCTGGACGTAGAAGGGGACGAACTCAAAGTTCTACAAACATTGCCATTTGATCAAGTTGACATAGAAATGATGACTGTTGAGTATAAACACATAGACTTAGGCGAAGATTATCTTAAAAATTATGTAGAAAATAAAGGATATGATTCTCTAGTCAAAATAGGACATTATAGGCAGTGGGCtaatgatattatttttaaaaagagaaaaacgtAA
- the LOC139519404 gene encoding retinol-binding protein 4-like isoform X2, protein MKGRNCRTNSFHQHTQENFDPVKFQGRWYAMSTNNYWIRSYFVPQNVQLEFNALQDGRISVQASGSFFGSFCDYVAGSGKIVDKEKPAVFDVSFGTNYSLAKKVNTYWVLSTDYESYAVIFTCWNTLEDGTCEPEESYIWTFTRSLSGHSLSDLAAINDAVPFVCMSPRDFKTFQQDGGCDFNPFNFPNTYGMVFIMSTVFIGFIIFLVFFIYCLTKISNGGEGPQRKGNVIIFN, encoded by the exons ATGAAAG GTAGGAACTGTCGAACAAATTCATTTCACCAACACACACAAGAAAACTTTGACCCTGTCAAATTTCAAGGACGTTGGTATGCGATGTCGACCAATAATTACTGGATTAGATCATATTTCGTTCCGCAGAATGTACAGTTAGAATTCAATGCTTTACAAGATGGTAGAATAAGTGTTCAAGCGT ctGGCAGTTTCTTTGGATCGTTCTGTGACTATGTAGCAGGATCAGGGAAAATTGTAGACAAAGAAAAACCAGCAGTGTTCGATGTCTCGTTTGGAACTAATTATTCATTAGCCAAAAAAGTAAACACATATTGGGTTTTATCTACGGATTATGAAAGCTATGCTGTTATTTTTACATGCTGGAATACACTTGAAGATGGGACATGTGAACCAGAAGAATCTTATATTTGGACTTTTACCAGAAGTTTGTCAGGGCACAGTTTGTCCGATCTTGCAGCTATAAATGATGCTGTACCATTTGTGTGTATGTCTCCAAGagattttaaaacttttcaacAAGATGGAGGATGTGATTTTAATCCTTTTAATTTTCCGAACACATATGGAATGGTGTTTATAATGTCAACTGTCTTTATAGGATTTATTATCTTTTTAGTGTTTTTTATTTACTGTTTGACAAAAATAAGCAATGGTGGTGAAGGACCACAAAGAAAAGGAAATgttataatatttaattaa
- the LOC139519404 gene encoding retinol-binding protein 4-like isoform X1, translated as MDILSILLIDITLYVSFVLGRNCRTNSFHQHTQENFDPVKFQGRWYAMSTNNYWIRSYFVPQNVQLEFNALQDGRISVQASGSFFGSFCDYVAGSGKIVDKEKPAVFDVSFGTNYSLAKKVNTYWVLSTDYESYAVIFTCWNTLEDGTCEPEESYIWTFTRSLSGHSLSDLAAINDAVPFVCMSPRDFKTFQQDGGCDFNPFNFPNTYGMVFIMSTVFIGFIIFLVFFIYCLTKISNGGEGPQRKGNVIIFN; from the exons ATGGACATTTTATCTATACTTTTAATTGATATTACGCTTTACGTTTCTTTTGTTCTAGGTAGGAACTGTCGAACAAATTCATTTCACCAACACACACAAGAAAACTTTGACCCTGTCAAATTTCAAGGACGTTGGTATGCGATGTCGACCAATAATTACTGGATTAGATCATATTTCGTTCCGCAGAATGTACAGTTAGAATTCAATGCTTTACAAGATGGTAGAATAAGTGTTCAAGCGT ctGGCAGTTTCTTTGGATCGTTCTGTGACTATGTAGCAGGATCAGGGAAAATTGTAGACAAAGAAAAACCAGCAGTGTTCGATGTCTCGTTTGGAACTAATTATTCATTAGCCAAAAAAGTAAACACATATTGGGTTTTATCTACGGATTATGAAAGCTATGCTGTTATTTTTACATGCTGGAATACACTTGAAGATGGGACATGTGAACCAGAAGAATCTTATATTTGGACTTTTACCAGAAGTTTGTCAGGGCACAGTTTGTCCGATCTTGCAGCTATAAATGATGCTGTACCATTTGTGTGTATGTCTCCAAGagattttaaaacttttcaacAAGATGGAGGATGTGATTTTAATCCTTTTAATTTTCCGAACACATATGGAATGGTGTTTATAATGTCAACTGTCTTTATAGGATTTATTATCTTTTTAGTGTTTTTTATTTACTGTTTGACAAAAATAAGCAATGGTGGTGAAGGACCACAAAGAAAAGGAAATgttataatatttaattaa